The Comamonas endophytica sequence CGACCTGCGCCCCAAGGGCATCATCCAGATGCTCGACCTGCTGCGCCCGATCTACGGCAAGACCGCGGCCTACGGCCACTTCGGCCGCGAGGAGCCCGAGTTCACCTGGGAAAAGACCGACAAGGCAGCGCTGCTGCGCGACGCCGCCGGACTGCGCTGAACGCAGGGCGTGCAAGCGCCGCCGCTTCGACAAGGCCTGCCATGCGCAGGCTTTTTTCATGGGCGCGCAGGAAGGCTTGTCCTACGCCAGCAGCGCTGCCCGGCCCACATTCGTCCCCTGGCGCGAGCGATAACGTAGCACCTGCAACGCCGGCACTTTGACCGGCGGAAAACCTAGGAAAACACCATGCTCAAATACGCCATCATCTTTGCCGTCATCTCGCTGCTGGCCGGCGCCCTGGGCTTCACCGGCGTCGCCGCCGGTGCGGCCGGTATCGCCAAGGTACTGTTCATCGTGTTCCTGATCCTGGCCGTCATCTTCGTCGTGATGGCCGTCCTGGGCATCGGCGCCGCGCGCAAGGCCCTGAAGTAGTCATCCACCCTCCCGGCGCGTGACTGCGCCGGGAGGCCTGGAATCGCGA is a genomic window containing:
- a CDS encoding DUF1328 domain-containing protein — encoded protein: MLKYAIIFAVISLLAGALGFTGVAAGAAGIAKVLFIVFLILAVIFVVMAVLGIGAARKALK